A DNA window from Panthera tigris isolate Pti1 chromosome X, P.tigris_Pti1_mat1.1, whole genome shotgun sequence contains the following coding sequences:
- the SLC25A53 gene encoding solute carrier family 25 member 53 yields the protein MAEQNHSPRKELQHRTRAESPGKKSWHSQAYALGAISNFMSTFLTFPIYKVVFRQQIHAMVVSEAVRQLWHEGPQYFYRGIYPPLLSKTLQGTLLFGTYDSLLCSLSPIGPHSLGHRWAAGLMSGVVEAVALSPFERVQNVLQDGRKQARFPSTFSILKEFNSYGLWGRLSLGYYRGFWPVLLRNSLGSALYFSFKDPIQDGLAEQGLPHWVPALVSGSINGTITCLVLYPLIVLVANMQSHIGWQRMPSLWASAQDVWDTRGRKVFLIYRGGSLVILRSSVTWGLTTAIHDFLQRRYHSRKELKD from the coding sequence ATGGCAGAACAGAACCACTCTCCTAGAAAGGAACTTCAGCACAGGACACGAGCAGAGTCTCCAGGAAAGAAAAGCTGGCATTCCCAGGCCTATGCCCTTGGGGCCATTTCCAACTTTATGTCTACTTTTCTGACTTTCCCTATCTATAAGGTTGTGTTCCGTCAACAGATACATGCTATGGTGGTGTCAGAGGCTGTGCGACAGCTTTGGCATGAAGGCCCTCAATACTTCTACCGGGGAATATACCCACCTCTTCTCTCCAAGACATTGCAAGGGACTCTACTGTTCGGGACTTATGATAGcctgctgtgttctctctcccctATTGGGCCACACTCACTGGGACACCGCTGGGCTGCAGGGCTCATGTCTGGTGTGGTGGAGGCTGTGGCACTGAGCCCCTTTGAAAGGGTGCAAAATGTGCTCCAGGATGGTCGCAAGCAAGCTCGCTTCCCCAGCACCTTCAGCATTCTCAAGGAATTCAACTCTTATGGGCTTTGGGGGCGGTTGTCACTGGGCTACTATCGTGGTTTCTGGCCTGTCCTTCTCAGGAACAGCCTGGGGAGTgctctgtatttttccttcaaagaCCCCATCCAGGATGGCTTGGCAGAGCAAGGCCTGCCCCATTGGGTTCCTGCCTTAGTGTCTGGGAGTATCAATGGAACAATCACCTGCCTAGTTCTGTATCCTTTGATTGTGCTGGTGGCTAATATGCAGTCCCATATTGGCTGGCAAAGAATGCCAAGCCTATGGGCCTCTGCCCAGGACGTGTGGGACACTCGGGGCCGAAAGGTGTTCCTCATCTACCGTGGAGGCTCCCTGGTCATCCTAAGGTCCAGCGTGACATGGGGCCTCACTACTGCTATCCATGACTTCCTGCAGAGGAGATATCATTCCAGGAAAGAGCTGAAAGACTGA